The following proteins are co-located in the Hyalangium minutum genome:
- a CDS encoding rhodanese-like domain-containing protein yields MTPKELSEKARQLVAEGAVLLDVRTPEEFRQGHPEPARNIPVQELPARLAEVGSPDTKVVVYCAAGGRSAMAVSLLQRNGFQHVFDLKSVSYW; encoded by the coding sequence ATGACACCGAAAGAGCTCTCAGAGAAGGCCCGGCAGCTCGTCGCCGAGGGTGCAGTGTTGCTGGACGTGAGGACGCCGGAGGAGTTCCGTCAGGGGCACCCGGAGCCAGCGCGAAACATCCCCGTGCAGGAGCTGCCGGCGCGGCTCGCCGAGGTGGGGTCGCCGGACACGAAGGTGGTGGTGTACTGCGCCGCCGGAGGCCGCAGCGCGATGGCCGTGAGCCTGCTGCAGCGCAACGGCTTCCAGCACGTGTTCGACCTGAAGTCCGTCTCCTATTGGTAG
- a CDS encoding sensor histidine kinase, translated as MALDRAPAATLVESETPEADAAPGAPVPRARRSRVPEGNVLKRLLRVPLPALLITDSEGQLLDANDAFLRLTGVSREQVDAGQVRWDALAAPETPSAGAQAVDALRRLGSAGPLETEYVRADGTRVPVVLAALGLEAPERILVLVQDLTPRRRAEEALRFLSDASRELAEVRAEPDAILAGVAHLAASSVATWCLVDMLEEDGAFRRVAAAHQNPEREQHLREAPNFPATHEVGSALFQALARGESRLYPDFLPEHLEQMVRTAEQRKLLERLGARSVMLVPMRSRGQAVGLFTFASCDPGRRYGPEDLEMVEELSRRVVAAVDNARLYHEAQEAVHLRDEFLGIASHELKTPLTPLRLKLQALQRQAGEAMAEGAQLSPEKVSDSLDVALRQVRKLTDLVDNLLDVARISAGRLRLDMEEVDLSSVAAELLSRFAPSAEKMGCELELHAPEPVFGRWDRLRVEQVVTNLLSNALKYGAGRPVVVRVEEDGERARLTVQDHGIGIAEEDLERIFERFERAVSDRHYGGLGLGLYITRQIVEAFGGTVRVVSNPGEGSTFTLELPRGQLPIIPSFG; from the coding sequence ATGGCATTGGATCGAGCCCCAGCGGCCACCTTGGTGGAGTCGGAGACACCCGAGGCGGACGCGGCCCCAGGCGCGCCAGTACCCCGCGCCCGGCGGAGCCGTGTCCCGGAGGGGAACGTGCTGAAGCGGTTGCTGCGCGTGCCCCTGCCGGCGTTGCTGATCACCGACTCCGAGGGCCAGCTGCTGGACGCGAATGACGCGTTCTTGCGCCTGACGGGCGTGAGCCGCGAGCAGGTGGACGCGGGCCAGGTGCGGTGGGATGCGCTGGCGGCGCCGGAGACGCCCTCGGCGGGTGCGCAGGCGGTGGATGCGCTGCGCCGGCTGGGGAGCGCGGGCCCTTTGGAGACGGAGTACGTGCGCGCGGATGGCACGCGGGTGCCGGTGGTGCTGGCGGCGCTGGGGCTGGAGGCGCCCGAGCGGATTCTGGTGCTGGTGCAGGATCTGACGCCGCGCCGCCGGGCCGAGGAGGCGCTGCGCTTCCTGTCGGACGCCAGCCGCGAGCTGGCGGAAGTCCGGGCCGAGCCGGATGCCATCCTGGCGGGCGTGGCGCACCTGGCGGCCAGCTCGGTGGCCACGTGGTGCCTGGTGGATATGTTGGAGGAGGACGGCGCCTTCCGGCGGGTCGCGGCGGCGCACCAGAATCCAGAGCGCGAGCAGCACTTGCGCGAGGCGCCGAACTTTCCCGCCACCCATGAGGTCGGCAGCGCGCTCTTCCAGGCGCTGGCGCGGGGCGAGTCCCGCCTCTACCCGGACTTCCTGCCGGAGCACCTGGAGCAGATGGTGCGCACCGCCGAGCAGCGGAAGCTGCTGGAGCGGCTGGGAGCGCGCTCGGTGATGCTGGTGCCCATGCGCTCGCGAGGGCAGGCGGTGGGGCTCTTCACCTTCGCCTCGTGCGATCCGGGCCGGCGCTACGGGCCGGAGGACTTGGAGATGGTGGAGGAGTTGTCGCGGCGGGTGGTGGCGGCGGTGGACAACGCGCGGCTGTACCACGAGGCGCAGGAGGCGGTGCACCTGCGGGACGAGTTCCTCGGCATCGCCAGCCACGAGCTGAAGACGCCGCTGACGCCGCTGCGGCTGAAGCTGCAGGCGCTCCAGCGGCAGGCGGGCGAGGCGATGGCGGAGGGGGCGCAGCTGAGCCCCGAGAAGGTCTCCGACTCGCTGGACGTGGCGCTGCGCCAGGTGCGCAAGCTGACGGACCTGGTGGACAACCTGCTGGACGTGGCGCGGATCAGCGCGGGGCGGCTGCGGCTGGACATGGAGGAGGTGGACCTGTCCTCCGTGGCGGCGGAGCTGCTCTCGCGCTTCGCGCCCTCGGCGGAGAAGATGGGCTGCGAGCTGGAGCTGCATGCGCCGGAGCCGGTGTTCGGCCGCTGGGACCGGCTGCGGGTGGAGCAGGTGGTGACGAACCTGTTGTCCAACGCGCTGAAGTACGGCGCGGGCCGGCCAGTGGTGGTGCGCGTGGAGGAGGACGGCGAGCGGGCGCGGCTGACGGTGCAGGACCACGGCATCGGCATTGCCGAGGAGGACCTGGAGCGCATCTTCGAGCGCTTCGAGCGCGCGGTGAGCGACCGGCACTACGGCGGCCTGGGCCTGGGGCTCTACATCACCCGGCAGATCGTCGAAGCGTTCGGTGGCACGGTGCGGGTGGTCAGCAACCCCGGTGAGGGCTCCACCTTCACGCTGGAGCTGCCGCGCGGCCAGCTCCCCATCATCCCCTCGTTCGGCTGA
- a CDS encoding prolipoprotein diacylglyceryl transferase, whose translation MIPYVNPHSLKVGPIEPFGIFVALGIFLAARIVVKQSAKQGLDPNPIHDYAPWGVGAGVVAGHLVHLLFYHPEELSKSPFQLFKVWDGLSSFGGLLGGVIAAIIYFKIRGVSFSKYADAFALGVAPGWGVARLGCFVAHDHPGSRTDFFLAVNFPADVYGGPRHDLGMYDAILLFAITGVLFALRNSGKLQNRLLHMLALLYAPGRFFFDTLRATDLRYVDARYLGLTPAQYGCILLVVYGLWGLATKRASAPGSAPPSTASGSVKTAR comes from the coding sequence TTGATTCCCTACGTCAATCCGCACTCGCTGAAGGTCGGCCCCATCGAGCCCTTCGGCATCTTCGTCGCGCTGGGCATCTTCCTGGCGGCGCGCATCGTCGTGAAGCAGTCCGCCAAGCAGGGGCTGGACCCGAATCCGATCCACGACTACGCGCCGTGGGGCGTGGGCGCGGGCGTTGTCGCTGGCCACCTCGTCCACCTGCTCTTCTACCACCCCGAGGAGCTCAGCAAGAGCCCGTTCCAGCTCTTCAAGGTGTGGGACGGCCTGTCCTCCTTCGGCGGCCTGCTCGGCGGCGTCATTGCCGCGATCATCTATTTCAAGATCCGGGGCGTGAGCTTCTCCAAGTATGCCGACGCGTTCGCCCTGGGCGTGGCACCCGGATGGGGCGTGGCGCGGCTGGGCTGCTTCGTCGCCCATGACCACCCGGGCAGCCGCACCGACTTCTTCCTCGCCGTGAACTTCCCCGCGGATGTGTACGGCGGCCCCCGGCACGATCTCGGGATGTACGACGCGATTCTCCTGTTCGCCATCACAGGCGTGCTCTTCGCGCTGCGCAACTCCGGGAAGCTCCAGAACCGGCTGCTGCACATGCTCGCCCTGCTCTACGCCCCGGGCCGCTTCTTCTTCGACACGCTGCGCGCCACGGACCTCCGCTATGTGGACGCGCGCTACCTCGGGCTCACCCCCGCTCAGTACGGCTGCATCCTGCTGGTCGTCTACGGCCTCTGGGGGCTCGCCACGAAGCGCGCCTCCGCGCCGGGTTCGGCACCGCCCTCGACCGCCTCGGGCTCGGTCAAGACCGCACGGTAG
- a CDS encoding serine hydrolase — protein sequence MLQTVLLVLLTASPSGSDALRGSLQQRIIQVKGASVAVVYQDLGDLKDSVLIEADRSFHAASTMKVPVMVEFFRQVDAGTLSLDQPIPLVNQFRSIVDGSPYALDPKEDEDAALYEQLGKSVPARELIQRMITRSSNLATNSVIALVDAKRATQTLRTLGAQQMTVLRGVEDGKAYQQGLNNTATAKDLATLLAAIERGKAASDRSTEAMRSILLAQELNEEIPAGLPPSTRVAHKTGQISGVLHDAAIIYPSGRAPYVLVVLTSGIPDEKVARSLIVDISRAVYAHATRSAAPATPKPSAPTPKP from the coding sequence ATGCTCCAGACCGTTCTGCTTGTCCTGCTCACGGCCAGTCCCTCGGGCTCCGATGCCCTCCGCGGCTCTCTGCAGCAGCGCATCATCCAGGTGAAGGGAGCCTCCGTCGCCGTCGTCTACCAAGACCTCGGAGACCTCAAGGACAGCGTCCTCATCGAGGCCGACCGATCCTTCCACGCCGCCAGCACCATGAAGGTCCCTGTCATGGTCGAGTTCTTCCGGCAGGTGGATGCCGGAACGCTCTCGCTCGACCAGCCCATCCCCCTCGTCAACCAGTTCCGCTCCATTGTCGATGGCTCGCCCTACGCGCTGGATCCCAAGGAAGATGAGGACGCCGCCCTTTATGAACAGCTCGGCAAGTCCGTGCCCGCGCGCGAGCTCATCCAGCGGATGATCACCCGCTCGAGCAACCTCGCCACCAACTCCGTCATCGCGCTTGTGGACGCCAAGCGCGCTACGCAGACCCTGCGCACCCTCGGCGCACAGCAGATGACCGTGCTGCGCGGCGTCGAGGACGGCAAGGCCTACCAACAGGGCCTCAACAACACCGCCACCGCCAAGGACCTCGCCACGCTGCTCGCCGCCATCGAGCGGGGCAAGGCCGCCTCCGACCGCTCCACCGAGGCCATGCGCTCCATCCTCCTTGCCCAGGAGCTGAACGAAGAAATCCCCGCCGGCCTGCCCCCAAGCACCCGCGTGGCCCACAAGACGGGGCAGATCTCCGGCGTCCTCCATGACGCGGCCATCATCTACCCCTCCGGCCGCGCACCCTACGTCCTCGTCGTCCTCACCAGCGGCATCCCTGACGAGAAGGTGGCCCGCTCCCTCATCGTGGACATCTCCCGGGCCGTCTACGCTCACGCCACCCGGAGCGCCGCCCCGGCCACCCCGAAACCGTCCGCCCCCACTCCCAAGCCCTGA
- the popD gene encoding PopC secretion inhibitor PopD, with translation MSRKQNGQGKGSMYLRAVPSVRALPGKGGEDASTPEWIDVTVMPAENPAPRSRAPREVAQSRAAVYQAGLQESARFRDDFMRWLESHKLLGAVRAISEPGGSLPMLTVRCAPRVLEQLRRAPEFEAGATMSLELHS, from the coding sequence ATGAGCCGGAAGCAGAACGGACAGGGGAAGGGCAGCATGTACCTGCGCGCAGTTCCCTCAGTCCGAGCCCTGCCAGGGAAGGGCGGCGAGGACGCATCCACACCCGAGTGGATCGATGTGACGGTGATGCCGGCGGAGAATCCCGCGCCGCGCAGCCGTGCCCCACGCGAGGTGGCGCAAAGCCGGGCGGCCGTCTACCAGGCCGGCCTGCAGGAGAGCGCGCGCTTTCGCGACGACTTCATGCGCTGGCTGGAATCACACAAGCTCTTAGGGGCCGTGCGGGCCATCAGCGAGCCGGGCGGATCTCTGCCCATGCTGACGGTGCGGTGTGCGCCGCGCGTCCTGGAGCAGCTGCGTCGTGCCCCTGAGTTCGAGGCCGGCGCGACCATGTCCCTCGAGCTGCACTCGTAG
- a CDS encoding sensor histidine kinase — protein sequence MLPTPQTSPPHAQGAAPPLVLTWPAALIGLVFGVLMTYVPYEFRVASFRPLYPYVREMGIIYLASSLAMMGALLYPHAPRWLDLLGRAGFILTAAVYWWVLNVLTGSFTGILLYPLLFIGLGLEAFPSFRQRPVFRSFVALIGVGFGLAMVGAPERFPFAVYAHLSPLLRATGLLFATAGVVVLLPLGQRRPWLARALMGVLALPYAMLAWALGRGQFWMGMAVYFILTLGCVAEAVAWRPRAPRTVGWKLLRGLAFAGLVPLLALGAVASFLAQRAIEEQVREDTVRTATGEADFLRRYLEDARASLQVLLDSPGFRAALASGEPLQLEPYLRNLIERQRPFEAVLAVEADGSPLASFTASGAPSPLLPLPKNLSEPFLTSGPTPRVALVLPVEEDGQPRTLLVGLLSLQQLSEASTPAARRFQVQVVDQRRMKVIRDSTSEVPLLSAARLPPTVREAVIHEGSAMIEDFDAVDRRILGAVAPVPGTSWCVVVTQELGVAYAGITRVSAAVVGMLVFGVLLALALSQFVARDVIHRLTALRAATAALAAGDLDRRVEEEEDDELGELARGFNEMAARTGATQAELREAVRAREEFLSVASHELRTPLTPLKGFASLTLQRLEQSEGPVDRDWLLKAMRSMSRQTDRLARLVDDLLDTARIQSGRFDLNCKPVDLMPVVYEVLERFEVRGSEGLRFHMEAPSGPLEGVWDAARLDQVITNLLSNAVRYSPQGGTVSISFAVNPSQVELRVKDQGIGIPAESLQRLFQPFSRASNATSRHFGGLGLGLFICREIVERHGGSIWAESGGPQQGSCFHVRLPRHAPQSSLPPPPSAPVSSSTQAA from the coding sequence ATGCTACCGACTCCCCAGACGAGCCCGCCCCACGCACAGGGCGCGGCGCCGCCATTGGTGCTCACCTGGCCCGCGGCGCTCATTGGGCTCGTGTTCGGTGTGCTGATGACGTACGTGCCCTACGAGTTCCGCGTGGCCTCGTTCCGGCCGCTGTACCCGTACGTGCGGGAGATGGGCATCATCTACCTGGCCAGCAGCCTGGCGATGATGGGGGCTCTGCTCTACCCCCACGCGCCGCGCTGGCTGGACCTCCTCGGCCGCGCGGGGTTCATCCTCACCGCCGCCGTGTACTGGTGGGTGCTCAATGTCCTGACCGGCAGCTTCACCGGCATCCTCTTATACCCGCTGCTCTTCATCGGTCTGGGGCTGGAGGCCTTCCCCTCCTTCCGGCAGCGCCCCGTGTTCCGCAGCTTCGTGGCCCTGATTGGCGTCGGGTTCGGGCTGGCGATGGTCGGCGCGCCCGAGCGCTTTCCCTTCGCCGTCTATGCCCACCTGTCCCCGCTGCTGCGCGCCACGGGCCTGCTCTTCGCCACCGCCGGCGTGGTGGTCCTGCTGCCGCTGGGCCAACGGCGTCCGTGGCTCGCCCGCGCGCTGATGGGCGTGCTCGCCCTGCCGTACGCGATGCTGGCCTGGGCCCTGGGCCGCGGGCAGTTCTGGATGGGCATGGCCGTCTACTTCATCCTCACCCTGGGCTGTGTGGCCGAGGCCGTGGCCTGGCGCCCCCGCGCGCCGCGCACCGTAGGCTGGAAGCTCCTGCGCGGCCTGGCCTTCGCGGGGCTGGTGCCGCTGCTGGCGCTGGGCGCCGTGGCCTCGTTCCTCGCCCAGCGCGCCATCGAGGAGCAGGTGCGCGAGGACACTGTGCGCACCGCCACCGGCGAGGCGGACTTCCTGCGGCGCTACCTGGAGGACGCGCGCGCCTCGCTGCAGGTGCTGCTGGACTCCCCAGGCTTCCGCGCGGCGCTGGCCAGCGGCGAGCCGCTCCAGCTCGAGCCCTACCTGCGCAACCTCATCGAACGCCAGCGGCCTTTCGAGGCCGTCCTTGCTGTCGAGGCGGATGGCTCGCCGCTGGCGTCCTTCACCGCCTCAGGTGCGCCCAGCCCGCTGCTACCGCTCCCGAAGAACCTCTCCGAGCCCTTCCTCACCTCGGGTCCCACCCCTCGAGTCGCCCTGGTGTTGCCTGTCGAGGAGGACGGCCAGCCGAGGACCCTGCTCGTGGGGCTGCTGTCCCTGCAGCAGCTGTCGGAGGCCTCCACCCCCGCCGCGCGCCGCTTCCAGGTGCAGGTGGTGGATCAGCGCAGGATGAAGGTGATCCGGGACTCCACCTCCGAGGTCCCCTTGCTGAGCGCCGCCCGCCTGCCGCCCACCGTGCGTGAGGCCGTAATCCACGAGGGCTCCGCGATGATCGAGGACTTCGACGCGGTGGACCGGCGCATCCTCGGAGCCGTGGCGCCCGTGCCTGGCACCTCCTGGTGCGTGGTCGTCACCCAGGAGCTGGGCGTGGCCTACGCGGGCATCACCCGCGTGAGCGCGGCCGTGGTGGGCATGCTGGTGTTCGGCGTGCTGCTGGCCCTGGCGCTCTCCCAGTTCGTCGCGCGGGACGTCATCCACCGGCTCACCGCGCTGCGCGCCGCCACCGCCGCGCTGGCCGCGGGAGACCTGGACCGGCGCGTCGAGGAGGAGGAGGACGACGAGCTGGGCGAGCTGGCCCGGGGCTTCAACGAGATGGCGGCCCGCACCGGCGCCACCCAGGCGGAGCTGCGCGAGGCCGTCCGCGCGCGAGAGGAGTTCCTCAGCGTGGCCAGCCACGAGCTGCGCACCCCGCTCACCCCACTCAAGGGCTTCGCCAGCCTCACGCTCCAGCGACTGGAGCAGAGCGAGGGTCCGGTGGATCGCGACTGGCTCCTCAAGGCGATGCGCTCCATGTCCCGGCAGACGGATCGGCTGGCGCGGCTGGTGGATGACCTGCTGGACACCGCTCGCATCCAGTCCGGGCGCTTCGACCTGAACTGCAAGCCGGTGGACCTGATGCCCGTGGTGTACGAGGTGCTCGAGCGCTTCGAGGTGCGCGGCTCGGAGGGCCTGCGCTTCCACATGGAGGCACCCTCCGGCCCGCTGGAGGGCGTCTGGGACGCCGCACGCCTGGATCAGGTCATCACCAACCTGCTCAGCAACGCCGTGCGCTACTCACCTCAGGGCGGCACCGTGTCCATCTCGTTCGCGGTGAACCCCTCGCAGGTGGAGCTCCGGGTGAAGGACCAGGGCATCGGCATCCCCGCCGAGAGCCTCCAGCGCCTGTTCCAGCCCTTCTCTCGCGCCTCCAACGCCACGTCACGGCACTTCGGCGGGCTGGGGCTCGGCCTGTTCATCTGCCGGGAGATCGTCGAGCGCCACGGCGGCTCCATCTGGGCGGAGAGCGGGGGCCCGCAGCAGGGCAGCTGCTTCCACGTCCGCCTGCCTCGCCATGCGCCGCAGAGCTCGCTGCCTCCGCCGCCCTCGGCGCCGGTCTCCTCCTCGACGCAAGCGGCCTGA
- a CDS encoding S8 family peptidase has translation MKAVMPPGVHYTGEIHVKLRETAPVARLAMARAPKRRTLTAIARSAGVRALGALVDALPSSSHHGTRLSADLPLVQPGGELARWHTVKLPGGGGSKSKGGRAPGGAPQGVAMAMRGGVAPAAPKGPSADDVWGAVHALMEQPEVEYAEPDAVMVHPTAELEEAPGKNLPRDWHLRAIRIPQALRLLEKAGRLPGEGILIGHLDTGWAPHPALPGPDRLLPGVDLWDRHRPDARDPLEAGLGYQPGHGTATLCLLAANHEDYQGLATYASVLPVRVSPSVVHVATHSLALGILHCVSQGAQVISISMGGLPSRLWADAVNHAYERGVVLCAAAGNHFPLSGALRTPTSVVYPARFNRVLAVSGITQALKRYRFNDRMSGNDGPEVDLCAPTPDVLWASPPQGYRLGRGTSTATPQVAGAAALWLSLHREALEDFSPIERVEACRRALLRGADDVGPYPYHPRPEEPSRTYNEYFGDGRLNVEATLRIKPIRGLQPQPRDDVSWSLLKLLGVGLPAAPAGSQVAADQVELLWAAHTASVQQAAQASIAPVVSERLRARLELP, from the coding sequence ATGAAGGCCGTCATGCCGCCGGGCGTGCACTACACCGGCGAGATCCATGTGAAGCTGCGAGAGACCGCTCCAGTGGCGCGCCTGGCAATGGCGCGTGCACCGAAGCGCCGCACGCTCACGGCCATTGCCCGCTCTGCCGGAGTGAGAGCGCTGGGAGCGCTGGTGGACGCGCTGCCTTCCTCCTCGCATCACGGAACCCGGCTGTCGGCGGACCTGCCACTCGTGCAGCCGGGCGGTGAGCTGGCGCGCTGGCATACCGTGAAGCTCCCGGGAGGCGGCGGCTCGAAGTCAAAGGGCGGGCGAGCTCCTGGAGGAGCACCCCAGGGTGTGGCCATGGCGATGCGCGGCGGCGTGGCTCCCGCGGCGCCGAAGGGCCCCTCCGCGGACGACGTATGGGGTGCGGTGCATGCGCTGATGGAACAACCCGAGGTGGAGTACGCCGAGCCGGACGCGGTGATGGTGCACCCCACCGCGGAGCTGGAGGAGGCCCCGGGGAAGAACCTCCCGAGGGACTGGCACCTGCGCGCCATCCGCATCCCCCAGGCGTTGCGGCTGCTCGAGAAGGCGGGCCGTCTGCCCGGGGAGGGCATTCTTATCGGTCACCTGGACACCGGCTGGGCGCCGCATCCGGCGCTGCCCGGTCCCGACCGGCTGCTGCCCGGCGTGGACCTGTGGGACAGGCACCGGCCCGACGCGAGGGATCCGCTCGAGGCGGGCCTGGGCTACCAGCCGGGCCACGGAACGGCGACGCTCTGCCTGCTGGCGGCCAACCACGAGGACTACCAGGGCCTCGCCACGTATGCCTCGGTGCTGCCGGTGCGCGTGTCGCCCTCGGTGGTGCATGTGGCCACGCACTCGCTGGCGCTGGGCATCCTCCACTGCGTCAGCCAGGGCGCGCAGGTGATCAGCATCAGCATGGGCGGGCTGCCCAGCCGGCTCTGGGCGGACGCGGTGAACCACGCCTACGAGCGCGGCGTGGTGCTCTGCGCGGCCGCCGGCAACCACTTCCCGCTCAGCGGCGCGCTGCGGACGCCGACGAGCGTGGTGTACCCGGCGCGCTTCAACCGGGTGCTCGCGGTGTCCGGTATCACTCAGGCGCTCAAGCGTTACCGGTTCAACGATCGCATGTCGGGCAACGATGGGCCGGAGGTGGATCTGTGCGCGCCCACGCCCGATGTGCTGTGGGCATCGCCCCCCCAGGGCTACCGGCTGGGCAGGGGCACGTCTACCGCCACGCCTCAGGTCGCGGGAGCCGCTGCGCTCTGGCTCTCGCTGCACCGCGAGGCGCTGGAGGACTTCTCGCCCATCGAGCGGGTGGAGGCCTGCCGCCGCGCGCTGCTGCGGGGCGCCGACGACGTGGGACCCTACCCCTATCATCCTCGTCCGGAAGAGCCGTCTCGGACGTACAACGAGTACTTCGGAGACGGACGCTTGAATGTGGAGGCCACCCTGCGCATCAAACCCATTCGCGGTCTGCAGCCCCAGCCACGGGATGACGTGAGCTGGTCGCTGTTGAAGCTGCTCGGTGTTGGACTGCCGGCGGCGCCCGCGGGTTCTCAGGTGGCTGCGGATCAGGTTGAATTGCTCTGGGCCGCGCATACCGCCAGCGTGCAGCAGGCCGCCCAAGCCTCGATTGCTCCTGTCGTGTCCGAGAGGCTCCGGGCACGGCTGGAGCTTCCATGA
- a CDS encoding S8 family peptidase, translating into MKSYLLVPKESIESQARVGVRGTTRGERQLQRSTALRFTGAERAAEALQQLGLRSATLPGARPAVSKPNGGKSGKGKKGNIIKVAATPIPGPVQELTGSEAGSYRYMPLIGATMAHFYSDTAERAARGELARDFEFIPDVVPLSFPGPVAGETGPRNRGMSSLAEREWPAECGVPLAHAQGIRGAGVMLGILDTGIDADHPEHASKVVQFRYVSLFPNSPHTPARDVRGFDPDGHGTHVAGIAAGVHHGVAPEVDLYVASVIESETIRTSLGRVAAGMEWLLHQFSRPENASRPAVVNMSLGFPVACPAGIPEPDYRLNLRALQAMIRRLLDSNVLPVVAAGNSGPNTVGYPAGFPEALAIGAVDFDRKVASFSASGVVGKRAVPDVMGYGVNIYSSTERRCNNQAFYERMSGTSMAAPYVAGIAALYRCRAPDLTAQEVRDLILANAVKLKRSSLHKTGKGLAVYR; encoded by the coding sequence ATGAAGTCCTATCTATTGGTTCCCAAGGAGAGCATTGAGTCCCAGGCGCGCGTGGGGGTGAGGGGGACAACGCGGGGTGAGCGGCAGCTTCAGCGCTCCACGGCACTGAGGTTCACGGGCGCGGAGCGTGCGGCCGAGGCGCTGCAGCAGCTCGGGCTGCGCTCGGCGACGCTGCCCGGCGCGCGGCCGGCGGTGAGCAAGCCCAACGGTGGCAAGAGCGGCAAGGGCAAGAAGGGCAACATCATCAAGGTGGCCGCGACGCCCATCCCCGGTCCGGTGCAGGAGCTGACCGGCTCGGAGGCGGGCTCGTACCGGTACATGCCGCTGATCGGCGCGACGATGGCGCACTTCTACTCGGACACGGCCGAGCGCGCCGCGCGGGGGGAGCTCGCGCGCGACTTCGAGTTCATCCCGGATGTGGTGCCGCTGTCCTTCCCGGGCCCGGTGGCCGGTGAGACGGGCCCGCGCAACCGCGGCATGTCCTCGCTCGCCGAGCGCGAGTGGCCCGCCGAGTGCGGTGTGCCCCTGGCTCATGCCCAGGGCATCCGCGGCGCGGGTGTCATGTTGGGCATCCTCGACACCGGCATCGACGCGGATCATCCGGAGCACGCCAGCAAGGTGGTGCAGTTCCGCTACGTCTCGTTGTTCCCCAACTCGCCGCACACGCCGGCGCGAGACGTGCGCGGTTTCGATCCGGATGGCCACGGCACGCACGTCGCGGGTATCGCGGCGGGGGTGCACCACGGCGTGGCGCCGGAGGTGGACCTCTACGTCGCCTCGGTCATCGAGTCGGAGACGATCCGCACCAGCCTCGGCCGCGTGGCCGCCGGCATGGAGTGGCTGCTGCACCAGTTCTCCCGCCCGGAGAACGCGTCACGTCCTGCGGTGGTCAACATGTCGCTCGGCTTCCCGGTTGCCTGCCCGGCAGGTATCCCGGAGCCGGACTACCGGCTCAACCTGCGGGCGCTGCAGGCCATGATTCGCCGCCTGCTCGACAGCAACGTCCTCCCCGTTGTTGCGGCAGGCAACAGTGGACCGAACACGGTTGGTTACCCAGCAGGCTTTCCTGAGGCACTGGCCATTGGTGCAGTCGACTTCGACAGGAAAGTGGCCAGCTTCTCGGCCAGCGGAGTGGTCGGTAAGAGGGCCGTCCCCGATGTCATGGGTTACGGTGTTAACATCTATTCAAGCACCGAGCGTCGGTGCAACAACCAGGCGTTCTACGAGCGAATGAGTGGCACCAGCATGGCGGCCCCTTATGTTGCCGGTATTGCGGCACTGTATCGTTGCCGTGCTCCTGACTTGACGGCGCAAGAGGTGAGGGATTTGATTCTGGCCAATGCGGTCAAGCTCAAGCGCTCGTCGTTGCACAAGACGGGGAAGGGCCTGGCCGTCTATCGCTGA
- a CDS encoding SDR family oxidoreductase produces the protein MQLKDLKVVVTGGAQGMGAHFAQRLHEAGAQVAVGDISEEKLAALPAGIHRRRLDVSNEEDCIAFVSWAHQAMGGLNGLINNAGILRDALLVKKDKTTGQVKKLSTADWNAVIGVNLTGATFMVREVVAKMVETEQKPGVIVNMSSIARHGNRGQSNYVSAKAALAANTVTWSKEFAPFGIRVGAIAPGMIETPMTQGMNQKARDALVANIPVGRIGLPEDIWVAVKFVLECDYFNGRTIDVDGGLAF, from the coding sequence ATGCAGCTGAAGGACCTGAAGGTGGTGGTGACGGGCGGTGCCCAAGGCATGGGCGCCCACTTCGCTCAGCGGCTCCACGAGGCCGGCGCCCAGGTGGCCGTGGGTGACATCAGCGAGGAGAAGCTTGCCGCCCTCCCCGCGGGCATCCACCGCCGCCGGCTCGACGTCTCCAACGAGGAGGACTGTATCGCCTTCGTCAGCTGGGCCCACCAGGCCATGGGCGGCCTCAACGGCCTCATCAACAACGCCGGCATCCTCCGCGACGCCCTGCTCGTGAAGAAGGACAAGACCACGGGCCAGGTGAAGAAGCTCAGCACCGCCGACTGGAACGCCGTCATCGGCGTCAACCTCACGGGCGCCACCTTCATGGTGCGCGAGGTGGTCGCCAAGATGGTGGAGACCGAGCAGAAGCCCGGCGTCATCGTCAACATGTCCTCCATCGCCCGCCACGGTAACCGCGGCCAGTCCAACTACGTCTCCGCCAAGGCCGCCCTCGCCGCCAACACCGTCACCTGGTCCAAGGAGTTCGCTCCGTTCGGCATCCGCGTGGGCGCCATCGCCCCCGGAATGATCGAGACGCCCATGACTCAGGGCATGAACCAGAAGGCCCGTGACGCCCTGGTCGCCAACATCCCCGTGGGCCGCATTGGCCTGCCCGAGGACATCTGGGTCGCCGTGAAGTTCGTCCTCGAGTGCGACTACTTCAACGGCCGCACCATCGATGTGGACGGCGGCCTCGCGTTCTAA